The Methylomarinum sp. Ch1-1 genome contains the following window.
AACTATACGGCTACGTGATACTTGAAAACCACCTACATTTTATCGCGCAAGCGGAACGCTTGGATCAACGCGTGGAGAGTTTTAAATCGTTCACGGCCCGGAAAATTATCGATACATTGCGGGCGAATCATGTCGAACGGATTCTGACGCGGCTCAGGTTTGCCAAGAAAGCGCATAAAATAGACAGGGAATATCAATTCTGGCAGGAAGGAACCCATGCCGAACTGATTTTGAACGAAGATATGATGCAGCAGAAGCTGGAGTATATCCACAACAATCCGGTCAAGCGCGGCTATGTCGCCCGGCCGGAACATTGGCGTTATTCCAGTGCGGCGAATTATTTCGGCGGGGTAGGGTTGATTGATATCGATCCTTGGTGATTAAAACCAACATAGCTTCCACGCTCCGGCGTGGGAGCCAGTTTGTACCGCTTCGCGGTACGGGACGCGGAGCGTCGCCGGATGCGTTCCCACGCAGAGCGTGGGAACGATAAAACATAGCTCCCACGCTCTGGCGTGGGAGCAAGTTCGTACCGCTCTGCGGTATGGGACACGGAGCGTCCCTGGATGCATTCCCAACGTAGAGTGAGGGAACGATAAATGACAATTCAATACAGGAGACCTTATGGATATCAAACTCGGAAAACCCGGCGAAAAACTCGACCCGGAATTGTTTAACAGTATCGCGCAACAGGCTGCCAAGCGCATAGCAGGGGACGACCGAAGAAAAAACGATAATAAACCGACTCAGTTGAGAAAGTTTTATGACGAAATTGTTTTATGGGATAGCAAGGTTTTGCAACATCCGGAAAAATTCGATGAATACTTGCCCTTCATCCGCATGATCAACGCCAAGGCCGCTTATGCCAAAGGCCGAAAGCTGGTGGACGAAAACTTTGTCGACATGGTTCATAAGGGCTTGCAGCAAGTCGTCTGCCCTAAAACATTACACACTTTCAAATTATTCATGGAAGCCTTCATGGGCTTTTACAAACAAGAACGTCCTAACTGATACGAGGCAATGCTATGCAACTGACCAAAATTCAAAAACTCACCGGCCAGATCGAACTGCTCAGCGGCCTACATATCGGCAGCGGCAATACCGAAATTCATATTGGCGGCACCGACAACCCGGTCATCAAGAACCCGATTACCCAGCAACCTTATATCCCAGGTTCCAGCATCAAAGGCAAAATGCGCAGTTTACTGGAATGGCAATTAGGCGTGGTCGGACAAACAGACGGCCATCCCTTAAGCTTCAAGCATCTGAAAAAACTAGACGGTAAGATGTTGGATGCATCCAAAGCCCTGATCAAGCTGTTCGGCGGCGCGCCGGACGGCGATATTGCCGTCGATTTATTGGCCGAGATCGGCCCCAGCCGTCTGTCCTTTTGGGATTGCTCGCTGGATCCCGAATGGGCTAATGAAATGGATCGCAAAAACCTGTTGCTCACCGAAACCAAGATGGAAAACACGATCGACCGCATCAAAGGCACGGCCGAGCATCCGCGCAACACCGAGCGCGTCCCCGCCACCGCTCGATTTGATTTTAACCTCACGATACGCGTCCACGATCAAGAAGACCTGACCGATACGATCCTGGTCGGCCTCAAATTGTTGGAACTGACCGGCCTGGGTGGCTCCGGGTCGCGCGGTTACGGCAAAATAGCCTTTCGCAGCCTGAAACTGGATGACCAGGACATTCAAGCCAGGCTTGAACAACTCAAACTGCAAGAGGCCGCCTGATGCAAAGCTTCTGTGTGACGTTACGCCCTTTATCGGCATTTGCCACGCCGTTAAAGGGCGACACGCTGTTTGGACAACTGTGTTGGGCAATTCGCAATCGTCTCGGTGAAGCGTACTTGACCGAATTACTGGATGGCTACACAGACGGCAAGCCATTCGCGGTGGTTTCCGATGCGTTTCCTGAGCATTATTTACCGTTGCCCAAACTGCCGGGCAGTTTTTATCAAGCCATAGCCGGAGAAGATCGTAAAGCGGTCAAGAAGCGCTGCTGGCTGCCTGAAACAGAGATTGAAAAACCGGTTTCAGAATGGTTGGGCCTGGCCCGCAATGCTTCGGAGCTTGCCGGAGAGTATTCCAAATTGAGCGAAAAGCATCCTCAATCTCACAATACCATCGATCGACGAACCAACACGACGGGTGAGGGCGGTTTTGCGCCTTACAGCATCGAACAAGAATGGTTTATCCCCGGCCTCAAATGGTCTTTTTATCTAGTGCTCGACAGCGGGCGGTTGAGCGCCGAAGATTGCGAACAATGCCTGGCTGACATCGGCAATATCGGCTTTGGCCGTGACGCCAGCATTGGGCTCGGCAAATTCGCGGTTGAGGATTTTCAAGCCAGGCCCTTGCCGACGCAGGACAACGCCAATGCCTGTCTGACGCTCGCGCCTTGCGCACCCCAAGGCCTGGGGTTTGACGGGCGGCTTAGTTTCTACCAGTTATTTACCCGCTTTGGCCGGCATGGAGATATCGCCGTACACCAGGAAGGCAAACCGTTTAAAAATCCGGTGCTACTGGCGCAGACTGCCGCCGTATTCGGGACAAATCCGCCCGAATCCGGTTTTATCGGACAAGGCATCGGCGGCAATGGCGAATTATCCAAAACACTGTCTGCGACGGTGCATCAAGGTTATGCGCCGGTTATCGCGATCAACGTTAATTCCAAGGAATGTTCATGACCCATTTTTTGAATCATTACACGCTGAAATATACGCCGCTGTCGCCCTTGCATATCGGTGCCGATGAAAGTTATGAGCCGGGCAACTATGTGATCGATGATGAAGCCGGCGCGTTATATGGCTTCGATAGTCAAGCAGCATTGGCTGGTTTAAGCGAAAACGAGAGACAGCAGTTATTGGCCATCGTCAATGGCAAGCCGGACGACACCATGCTGACCAAAGTGCAAGCGTTTTTTCATAACCACCGTGAAAAGCTGTTGGCGTTTGCCAAGCAGCCTATCCCAACGGCGAGTGGCATAAAGTCACTTTACCAAAAACGGATCGGCAAAACAGCCCAACACGAAGGCAATGGCAGGCGAATCATCAATAAACTGGAAATCGAACGGACCTTTTATAACCCGGTCGATGCCACACCGTTACTGCCGGGTAGCAGCATCAAAGGCGCCATTCGCACGGCTCTTTTAGATGCGATTAACGACGGAGAACGGCTTAAAGATCGTAGAGAGCGTAACCAACAATTCCAGCAGCGTTTGTTGGCAGGTAACTTCCATACCGACCCGATGCGGCTGATTTCTATCGGCGATGCCGCTTGGCAGGGCAGCGTTGACAAACCGGCCTGCCAGGTGAGATTCGCGGTAAACCGCAAACGCAAGCCCGTTGTGAAAAATGGCCAATTAATCAAATCACAGGCTGAAACCCGCGAGCTCTATCAATTGTTGGAATGTATTGCTCCCAATCATTACCAGGGTTTTACAGGTAGTTTAACGCTGCACGATACGCAATCGATTGCGCAAGACGATAGAAAATTACCTAAACAACGCTTCCACTGGACGATAAAAGAGATCGCTAAAGCCTGCAATGGGTTTTACATGGAACTGTTCTGGCGAGAATTGAACGCCATGAAGGAACGACATTATTTAAAATCCGATTGGCTGAACCAAATCGAGCAATTGATGGAAAACGACCTGTTGAAACGGCTGAATGACGGAGAGGCTTTCATGCTCCGGATTGGCCGCCATAGCGGTGCCGAGGCTTTGACACTCGGCGGCGTTCGCAGTATCAAGATTATGCAAGGTCGTGGCGAAAAGCCTAAATGGGAAAAAGAGCCTAAGACCTGGTGGCTGGTCGCCGATGATATTGCCGATCATAAGTCCTTGCTGCCGTTCGGTTGGGTGTTGGTTGAAATCGATCCTCAATCGCATGACACGCAATTGCAGAATTGGTTGGAAAAGAGCCACGGCGATTTAACCGAGTGGATGCTGCAACAACTCGACAAGCAAAACCGGCTCAAACAACAAGCCGAATTGCGGCTGCGTAAAAAACAAGAGCAAAAAGAAGTCGAACGACAGCAGGCCGAAGCATTGCGTGTGAAACAACAAGAGGAAGAACGGCGCCGCGCTTCGATGACGCCGGAGCAATTGCAAATCGATGCATTAAGACAAAAGCTGCAACAAAAGCAAGCTTCCAACCTGCGTGAGCAGATTGGTGGCCCGCTTTATGGCGACATGCGGGAGTTGATCAAGCAAACTGAAGCTTGGCCGGCTGGTGCCAAGTCCGAATTACTGGACGTTGCTAAAGACGTGTTGGCGTTTATCGGCGCCAACGGCAACAAAAAAGCCAAGGAACTGCTCAAGGCTTTGCAACCATGACCACCTACTTCATTTCCCGCCACCCCGGCGCGATACAATGGGCGCAAGAACAAGGTATTTGCGTGGATAAACAACTGGCGCATCTGGACATCGACGAGATACGATCCGGAGATGTCGTGATCGGCAGTCTGCCGGTCAATCTGGTCGCCGAATTGACACTGAAAAACGCGCGTTACTTGCATCTGACCCTGGACTTGCCGACGGAGTGGCGCGGGTTGGAACTGAACATCGAACAGATGCGGCAGTGCCATGCCCGCTTGGAAGAATATCGGGTAGACAGGATCGAGGAGTAGCTTTTTCATTGTTCCCACGCTCCGCGAGGGAACGCAGGAGGGGTCGCTCTGCGCCCCGCGCCGCCGGAGCGACGCAGCATGCATTCCCACGGAGACCGTCACTGCCATTAAGTTAAAGAATTTCATTTAAAAACAATGCTTTTTCTGACGTTTATGGAAATTTAGCAAGCGCCTCGCAGATGTTTTTTTGCGAGGCGGATTGCGGCGCTCTCTGACTATGGTCGGATTCATTAAAAATAAAGCGGTAAGCTTTTCTTCGAGAATCTCGATTTCAGTATCGCCATACAGCAGTTCCAAAGCATGGTGCTTGATGGCGTTGAACGATACTGAACGATTAACCCTCTGTGGAAACTGGGTATTTTTAGCATCCAACTGCTTTTGCGCCGCATCGGTCAGAATCGACTCCAGTCCTGTCAAATACACAGTTGCATGAAAATCTTGCCTGACCGCTTCCGCCTGCGTTCCGGTGAAATTTTCCAATTCCAGGCGGGTTTTCAGCAACCCGTAAAAGGTCTCGATTCCCCAGCGCAAGTGATACAGCTCTAAAAACTCGGCCGTCGGGTAAAGGTCTTTGTCGCACAGCGAGGTCACCAGAACTTCGTATTCACCAGTACTCAAACGGACGCGCACAAAGCGAACTTTCAGCGACATCGGCAACCCAAGTTTCTGCATCAAAGGCTTCTGATCGGCGCAAGGCTTCAAGGTGACAATCTGATTGGCCTTTCCCTCGCCTTTCAGCATTTTTCTGGCTGCCGCAAATGAGGCCGCCGAACAGCGAATCACAAAATCGCGCGAGCGATGAACCAGCTCGGCCAACATGCGATATGACGGGTAATTCCTGTCCATGGTCAGCAAATCGCCAGCTTTGGTGTGAGCCAGGTGCTCAATTGCTAAATCGACCTCGTAGGCTTTTGCTCTGCCCAACCGCGCGTCTACGGCCATGCGGTTCAGCACATCATACAGCACCGATGCCAGCGCATAAGGATGCTCACCTTCGATTTCGTTATTTTTGCCATTAGAGTAGTTGATCGTGCCAAATTCCTCGCGTACCTTTTCGGTATTGGGCAGCACCACTTTCGAGCCATCTACGGCCAGTATGCGAAAACCCCAGAATTTATGATATTCATCATCGCTATACACGGTATCAACGATGGCGCTCTGGTTTAATTCGATGAATGCCGTATGTTTGAGTTTGTAGCGCGCTTGCGAATACGCGCTGGCGGTCACTAGCGGCTCGTTCAGCCACATCATGGCCTCGTTAAGGACGTTTTGCAAAGGTTTGACACTCTTTCTCATAATCAAGACCATCAGCAATGCAAACGGTAGACTTCGCTTTCGAGTAAAGTCCTTTTCTGATGTTCTGTGAGTGTTTTTAAACGTTTCATCTTCGAGTTGTGTGCGGCTGTGGGTGAGAGCCAGTTTTTTTTAGGCATTATTAACGGTAAAAGGCTGGTATTATCGTTTATTTTCAATAATTTTCTTCTTAACTTAATGGCAGTGACGGAGACCGTGGGAACGATATGGAAAAGAGACTGATATGTTATGGTTCCCATGCTCCTGCGTGGGAACGTATCCAGTGAAGCTCAGCGTCCAGTAACCGCGGGAGTGATGCCTGCTGGTTCGCGCGCCGGAACCATAAAAATTCAGGCCCCTAAAAAAACGATTGCAACGCAAAGAAATAACACCAACGTATGAACAGCAAACCAATTATTCTCGTCTGCACCGTAGGTGGCAGTCATCAGCCCATCGTCAGCGCGATCAACGAAATGCGACCCGATTATGTCGTTTTTATTTGCACAGATAAAGATCCGGCCACTGGCCGACCCGGCTCGAATATTCAGATTACGGGAAAAGGCCATTGCATCAAGGCCCATAATAACGACGATAAGCCGACTCTACCGGCGATCCCACAACAGACGGGACTATCACAAGAGGCTTATGAAGTCGTATTGACGGTTTCTGACGATCTAGATCGTATTTATCTCGATTGCAGTCGGGTGATTGACTCCGTCTTGAAAAAATTTCCCGGGGCCGGCATTGTCGCCGATTATACCGGCGGCACCAAATCTATGAGCGCCGGGTTGGCGATGGCGGCGCTGGAAAATCCTAACATCGAACTGCAGTTGGTGACCGGAAACCGCTCCGACCTGATCAAAGTCCATGACGGTTCGCAATACACCGCACTGGCCAATATCGAGCAAATCCGTTTTCAGCGGACCCTTGCGCCTTTCCGCGCGTGTTGGGAGAGATTCGCTTACGGTGAAGCCGAAGCGGGGCTGAAAAGGATACAAACGCCCAGAAATACTCAGCTAAGGGCCGCATTGAACCGATTCCGGGATTTAAGCACGGCCTTTGCGGAATGGGATAATTTCAATCATGAAATCGCCCTGAGAATACTGCGGCCTTATGCGCCAAGCATGCCGTCAACTATGAAGCCCTATCTCGGTATAGCCATGCGCCTGAATGACAATGATCCCAAAAAACGCGATGCGGCGCGACTTTACGATTTATATCTGAACGCCCTGCGCCGAGCCGAACAGGGACGCTTTGATGATGCGATTGCCCGGATTTACCGGCTGATAGAATGGACTGCGCAATGGATGCTGCTTCATCGCTGCGGCATCGATACTGCCAATGTGCCGGAAACGGAAATTCCGGACGGCATGCAACTGAGCCTAAATCGCGAGCAACAATGGCAAGCCGGCCTTTACAATGCCTGGCAGTTGATCAAGCTGAAAACCGATGGCGCCGCGGCCCAGTTTATAGAACAGGAAGATAAAACCTTGTTGAACCATATCAAGATTCGCAACCAGTCCATTCTGGCGCACGGCTTTTCGCCGGTGCGCCGCGAGCATTGGCACGAGTTAGTCCGCTTTATCGAGCACAAATTCATTCCGATGTTACTGGCGGAGACAGCTTGCGTTGGGATAAAAACATTGCCTAACCAACTGCCGAACAGATATGAATTGAATTAATGCCGGACAAACGTGTGGTTTGTTGAATTCGATTATGCCCATTTTCCGACGAGAAAACATCGTCGGACGCTTAGTGTTTTACGCCGCCGGAGCGGCGCAGCATGCGTTCCCACGGAGACCGCTCATCGTTATACACATCTTTATGTGAACCATGTCATTCCGGCAGGGATTGCCGAAATCCAGGCTACAAGGATGTATTTGGCTTGTCATCCTTGACGCTGGATACCCGCTCCCGGCGGGTATGACGAGACTTATGTATAACGATGAGCGGAGACTGTGGGAACGAGGCAATTCTGTAAGCGGGCTTTAGCGCATCGTCTAAACCGCGCTACCTAGAGACGATTAATCAACGACACGAAACATGACCAATATATTGCTATGTACCTTGGGCGCAAGCTGGGCGGTGGCGCCTGAAATATACGGCTTCACCAGCCCCGGCAAACTGCCGCTGTATCGACATCATCCGAACAAGCCGGAATTAGACAAACTCCTGGCGGAATACGATCTTGAAGAAGTCGACGAAATATGGGTTTGCACGACCCAGGGCGAAGCCACGCAAAAAAGCCTGGCCAGTCTCGTGCAATGGGCTGACCTGTTGCCGAAACCGCCGATCCTTCGAATTTGGATGGCCGAGGCCACCAACGAACTGACGACACAGCATGAATGCCGGCATATTCGGGAATTGATCGTCAGGGCGGTCCTCGCGGCGCACGAATATGCGCAGGGTGGGCAAGTGACCTTGTCGCTGGCCGGCGGACGCAAGACGATGAGCGCCGACATGCAGTGGGCGGCCACGGTATTCGGCTGCAGCGCCCTGCTGCATGTGATCGGCGCGGAATTCAAACAGATGCCTGAATCACTGAAAAATGCAGCCCCGGAATTATTCACGAAGCCGCTCATTGCGGATAATTGCGCCGCCATCATGCCGCTGATCACCGGCCAAACCCAGCGCAGCGATTTATTGGATATTCGCATGGACGACTGCGAGGCGGTCACAGCGCAAGCGTTTCCGCTGCCGTTGCCGGAAACGGGGCAGAGCGTCGTCTGGCCTGCGCCCGATAAATGGTTGGAACAGGAACTCAAGAATCGGGAAAAAACCGGCAGCCGCCTGCTGGGCAATTATTTTTTCGACCTGAGCCGGCATGAAAAGCATGAAAACTGGCGCAGTCTCTATCGACTGTCGCCGCGACTGATCAATCATCTGCGTCAGACACCCTTGGGACCTGAACACAAAAACTGGCTGGAGCGCTTGCCAAAAGCCGATTTGCACCGGCATCTGGGCGGCTGCCTGAACTTGGAAGATCAGCGACAAGTCGGACTGTCCGTTTGGCAAGCGTTGTCAAAGCAAGAAAAAGCGAAAGCGTTGGCAGCGGTGAAGACCTTGCTCGATGAATCCGACCGGCATTGGGATTGGAATTGGATCGACTCGATCAAAAATTGCGACAACAAAGCGCATCTTTCGGCGGCCTTGCTGGTCGAGGCCAGCGACGCTCAATTACATAATAACCTGTGGCAGGCGACCGAACCGCGCGTGGCGCTCAAGCATGGCGAACGGGGATTTTCCGCCTACGAGCGGCCCGGCGATTTGAGTGGATCGACGCTGTTGTCTTCGCCGGCGGCAATCCCTAGCTATGCCGAATGCATCGTTCGCCAATGTGTCGTGGAACGCTTGGCCTATGTGGAACTGCGCGGCAGTCCACAAAAATACGGCGACGGACTGGTCTTTCTGGAAAGCTTTTACCAAGCTCTGCAACAGGCATTGGCAAGCTTGCCGGCTCGGTTAAAACCGGAATTCCGCTTTATCATCATCGCCGACCGGCGCAAAAATGAGCAATTGCAACAAACCATCGCTCTTGCCGTACAGGCTAAACGACGCTGGCCGGATTTCATCGTCGGCCTGGATTTGGCGGGTGATGAATCAGAGCTGCTTCCGGACAACATCGGCGAGGTTTTCTTGCCGGCCTTCGAAGTCTGCCTGCCGATCACGATCCATGCCGGCGAAGGCGAGGAGGCCGGGGCGATCTGGAAGGCCGCTTATTTGCTCCATGCCGATCGCATTGGTCACGGTTTGACGTTGAACGACCATCCGGAACTGGCCGAACGCTTTCGCAACCGCGACATCTGCTTGGAACTATGCCCGACTTCCAATATCGAGGTGGTCGGTTTCCGGGTTCCCGGCAACCCGGCGACCGAGCAGTTTTCCGAATATCCGTTGATGTCGTTGTGGGACAAGGGCTTGCCGCTAACCGTGTGCACCGATAACCCCGGTATCAGTCGAACGACCTTGACCGGCGAATATTTGATGGCGGCGGCGATGAGCGATGGCAAATTGACCTTGTGGGATGCGTTGGCAATGATCAAGCAAGGCTTTGTACACGCTTTTTTACCTGGCGGAGAAAAAGAAAGGTTATTGAAACGCTTTGATGCCGACATCTACCGTTATCTGAGCGAGACATTCGATTTTAATTCCTAGACCCTATAAAAACAATGAAATACCAAACCCATTTAGTGCTGATTTCAGCGCAATCCGTGCCGAATATCACGCCGATTCTGGACGAACGTTTCCGACCGGACCGTGTCGTCATGCTGGTGTCGCCGGATATGCGGGCGCGCGCCGACGACCTGGAAAGGATTTATCAGCCACGCGGCGTCAAAGTCCAGCGATGGTTCGTCGACGACGCTTGGGATGTCGAGCACATCCGCAACCGGGTCATGGAACTGCTGACGGAATATGAGCAAGACGACATCGTCCTTAACGCAACCGGCGGCACCAAGCCGATGAGCATCGCCGCCTACGAGGTGTTCAGAACCTTCGATAAAGCCATTTTTTATGTGCATCCGGAAGCCGACCGCTTGATTTGGATGCATCCCGGTGACCGGGATACGGTTGATCTGGCGGATAAGATCAAGATTAAGGAATATTTGCAAAGCTACGGTGCGGTGGCTGTAGATTCTTATCAGGGTGGCGTTAGCGCCGAGTTGCGAGAATTGGCCGGACAACTGGCGCGCAATATCGAAGTCTTCAGTGATGCGTTAGGCAGCTTGAATTTCTATGCCGCGAAGGCGGATAACC
Protein-coding sequences here:
- the csx16 gene encoding CRISPR-associated protein Csx16, with the protein product MTTYFISRHPGAIQWAQEQGICVDKQLAHLDIDEIRSGDVVIGSLPVNLVAELTLKNARYLHLTLDLPTEWRGLELNIEQMRQCHARLEEYRVDRIEE
- a CDS encoding IS4 family transposase; translated protein: MALTHSRTQLEDETFKNTHRTSEKDFTRKRSLPFALLMVLIMRKSVKPLQNVLNEAMMWLNEPLVTASAYSQARYKLKHTAFIELNQSAIVDTVYSDDEYHKFWGFRILAVDGSKVVLPNTEKVREEFGTINYSNGKNNEIEGEHPYALASVLYDVLNRMAVDARLGRAKAYEVDLAIEHLAHTKAGDLLTMDRNYPSYRMLAELVHRSRDFVIRCSAASFAAARKMLKGEGKANQIVTLKPCADQKPLMQKLGLPMSLKVRFVRVRLSTGEYEVLVTSLCDKDLYPTAEFLELYHLRWGIETFYGLLKTRLELENFTGTQAEAVRQDFHATVYLTGLESILTDAAQKQLDAKNTQFPQRVNRSVSFNAIKHHALELLYGDTEIEILEEKLTALFLMNPTIVRERRNPPRKKTSARRLLNFHKRQKKHCF
- a CDS encoding REP-associated tyrosine transposase: MGRSRYRITEPDKPHFLTCTVQEWLPVFTRPETVQILLGSWTYQRREQGLKLYGYVILENHLHFIAQAERLDQRVESFKSFTARKIIDTLRANHVERILTRLRFAKKAHKIDREYQFWQEGTHAELILNEDMMQQKLEYIHNNPVKRGYVARPEHWRYSSAANYFGGVGLIDIDPW
- a CDS encoding RAMP superfamily CRISPR-associated protein, which codes for MTHFLNHYTLKYTPLSPLHIGADESYEPGNYVIDDEAGALYGFDSQAALAGLSENERQQLLAIVNGKPDDTMLTKVQAFFHNHREKLLAFAKQPIPTASGIKSLYQKRIGKTAQHEGNGRRIINKLEIERTFYNPVDATPLLPGSSIKGAIRTALLDAINDGERLKDRRERNQQFQQRLLAGNFHTDPMRLISIGDAAWQGSVDKPACQVRFAVNRKRKPVVKNGQLIKSQAETRELYQLLECIAPNHYQGFTGSLTLHDTQSIAQDDRKLPKQRFHWTIKEIAKACNGFYMELFWRELNAMKERHYLKSDWLNQIEQLMENDLLKRLNDGEAFMLRIGRHSGAEALTLGGVRSIKIMQGRGEKPKWEKEPKTWWLVADDIADHKSLLPFGWVLVEIDPQSHDTQLQNWLEKSHGDLTEWMLQQLDKQNRLKQQAELRLRKKQEQKEVERQQAEALRVKQQEEERRRASMTPEQLQIDALRQKLQQKQASNLREQIGGPLYGDMRELIKQTEAWPAGAKSELLDVAKDVLAFIGANGNKKAKELLKALQP
- a CDS encoding Card1-like endonuclease domain-containing protein, whose amino-acid sequence is MKYQTHLVLISAQSVPNITPILDERFRPDRVVMLVSPDMRARADDLERIYQPRGVKVQRWFVDDAWDVEHIRNRVMELLTEYEQDDIVLNATGGTKPMSIAAYEVFRTFDKAIFYVHPEADRLIWMHPGDRDTVDLADKIKIKEYLQSYGAVAVDSYQGGVSAELRELAGQLARNIEVFSDALGSLNFYAAKADNRECLSPEVKMDGRHDFWKLIDLFEHAGLADKQGCRLRFRDEDARFIANGGWLESYAYACCLNIKKSRNLQDVGQSVVVEKANNVKNELDVALLKDNRLHILECKTSQLSAKSPGGPKADQMLYKLGSIRDNLAGLQARSMLVSANPLKDAHLQRARELKIETCSHRELQFLEEKLGEWIKK
- a CDS encoding CRISPR-associated ring nuclease; its protein translation is MTNILLCTLGASWAVAPEIYGFTSPGKLPLYRHHPNKPELDKLLAEYDLEEVDEIWVCTTQGEATQKSLASLVQWADLLPKPPILRIWMAEATNELTTQHECRHIRELIVRAVLAAHEYAQGGQVTLSLAGGRKTMSADMQWAATVFGCSALLHVIGAEFKQMPESLKNAAPELFTKPLIADNCAAIMPLITGQTQRSDLLDIRMDDCEAVTAQAFPLPLPETGQSVVWPAPDKWLEQELKNREKTGSRLLGNYFFDLSRHEKHENWRSLYRLSPRLINHLRQTPLGPEHKNWLERLPKADLHRHLGGCLNLEDQRQVGLSVWQALSKQEKAKALAAVKTLLDESDRHWDWNWIDSIKNCDNKAHLSAALLVEASDAQLHNNLWQATEPRVALKHGERGFSAYERPGDLSGSTLLSSPAAIPSYAECIVRQCVVERLAYVELRGSPQKYGDGLVFLESFYQALQQALASLPARLKPEFRFIIIADRRKNEQLQQTIALAVQAKRRWPDFIVGLDLAGDESELLPDNIGEVFLPAFEVCLPITIHAGEGEEAGAIWKAAYLLHADRIGHGLTLNDHPELAERFRNRDICLELCPTSNIEVVGFRVPGNPATEQFSEYPLMSLWDKGLPLTVCTDNPGISRTTLTGEYLMAAAMSDGKLTLWDALAMIKQGFVHAFLPGGEKERLLKRFDADIYRYLSETFDFNS
- the csm3 gene encoding type III-A CRISPR-associated RAMP protein Csm3, whose translation is MQLTKIQKLTGQIELLSGLHIGSGNTEIHIGGTDNPVIKNPITQQPYIPGSSIKGKMRSLLEWQLGVVGQTDGHPLSFKHLKKLDGKMLDASKALIKLFGGAPDGDIAVDLLAEIGPSRLSFWDCSLDPEWANEMDRKNLLLTETKMENTIDRIKGTAEHPRNTERVPATARFDFNLTIRVHDQEDLTDTILVGLKLLELTGLGGSGSRGYGKIAFRSLKLDDQDIQARLEQLKLQEAA
- a CDS encoding TIGR02710 family CRISPR-associated CARF protein, with product MNSKPIILVCTVGGSHQPIVSAINEMRPDYVVFICTDKDPATGRPGSNIQITGKGHCIKAHNNDDKPTLPAIPQQTGLSQEAYEVVLTVSDDLDRIYLDCSRVIDSVLKKFPGAGIVADYTGGTKSMSAGLAMAALENPNIELQLVTGNRSDLIKVHDGSQYTALANIEQIRFQRTLAPFRACWERFAYGEAEAGLKRIQTPRNTQLRAALNRFRDLSTAFAEWDNFNHEIALRILRPYAPSMPSTMKPYLGIAMRLNDNDPKKRDAARLYDLYLNALRRAEQGRFDDAIARIYRLIEWTAQWMLLHRCGIDTANVPETEIPDGMQLSLNREQQWQAGLYNAWQLIKLKTDGAAAQFIEQEDKTLLNHIKIRNQSILAHGFSPVRREHWHELVRFIEHKFIPMLLAETACVGIKTLPNQLPNRYELN
- the csm4 gene encoding type III-A CRISPR-associated RAMP protein Csm4; protein product: MQSFCVTLRPLSAFATPLKGDTLFGQLCWAIRNRLGEAYLTELLDGYTDGKPFAVVSDAFPEHYLPLPKLPGSFYQAIAGEDRKAVKKRCWLPETEIEKPVSEWLGLARNASELAGEYSKLSEKHPQSHNTIDRRTNTTGEGGFAPYSIEQEWFIPGLKWSFYLVLDSGRLSAEDCEQCLADIGNIGFGRDASIGLGKFAVEDFQARPLPTQDNANACLTLAPCAPQGLGFDGRLSFYQLFTRFGRHGDIAVHQEGKPFKNPVLLAQTAAVFGTNPPESGFIGQGIGGNGELSKTLSATVHQGYAPVIAINVNSKECS
- the csm2 gene encoding type III-A CRISPR-associated protein Csm2; amino-acid sequence: MDIKLGKPGEKLDPELFNSIAQQAAKRIAGDDRRKNDNKPTQLRKFYDEIVLWDSKVLQHPEKFDEYLPFIRMINAKAAYAKGRKLVDENFVDMVHKGLQQVVCPKTLHTFKLFMEAFMGFYKQERPN